The genomic DNA TCAGCCCGAAGCGGGACTTCAAGCTCAACGATGTCATGGGTGGAATCACGATCACCATTCCGCTGGAATAACACATTTAGGCAAGAGGCATAGGGCCCAGGGGCAAGAGGACGGACAGCGGTTCTGAGGGCGAGGCCTATAGCCTCTCGCCACTCGCCTGGATATTCGGTTTAAGTGGAAGCCTTCGTGAAAGCCGAGAGCTACGAGGGTGTAGCAGGCCCAGCCGGTGGAGGAGTTTCAGCCTGCTGATACTCCTCACGGTAGATGGCAATCACTGTCATCAGGATGCTCATGAGGATCGGCCCGACGAAGAGCCCGATCAGGCCATAGAGAGCCAACCCGCCGAGAATGCTGAACACGAGAAAGAGCGCGGGCATTTGGATGTCCTGGCCGATGAGCCACGGACGGAGGATCTGATCGACGGTCGAGACCACGCCAACTCCCCACGCCAACATCACCAGCGCCTTGCTTACTGACCCGACCATCAACAAATACAGGACGACCGGCCCCCACACGAGCGCCGTACCGCCGACCGGAAGCGCCGCAAAGAGGATCGTGAGCGCGGTGAGTACCGCCGCAAAAGGCACTCCCAGCACCGCATAGGCTGCGCCGGCCAGCAAGCCCTGGACGATGGCGGTCAAGAGTACGCCCTTCACGACGGCGCGGACCGTGATATCCAGCCGCGCGAAAATCTTCTGCTTCTGCGCGTCGTTGAGCGGAACGAGCTCATAGAGGAACCAGAGCCAGCGGCGGCCATCCTTGTACAGAAACCAGAGGGTAAAGAGAATGATGAAAAAGTCGCTGACCAGAACAAAGGCGTTCTTCAGCAGGCTGCTCAATTGATCGACGAAAAAACCAGAGACCACTTGCGCGCTCGACCGGACCAATTCTTCCAGCGCGTTAGGATTCAGGAGATAGCGCCCGAGCACATCCTGCAACAGGCCTCCGACCACCGGCACCGTCGAGAGCTGCGCCGGCAGACGCTGAATACCGCCGGCATCGATCCATGCCCGCACCGCCAGCTCTGCGCCGACGGCTTCTTGCACTAGCAACACCGCCATCAGCAACACCGGCGCAACCACCATCACCAAGCCCCCCAGGGTCAGGCACGAGGCGGAGAGGGCGTCGCGCCCCCCCAAGCGGGCGGTCAACCGCACGTGAACCGGATAGGTCATGTGCGCGAGAATCACCGCCCACAGCATCGGGAAGAGAAACGGCTGAAACATCAGCGCGATCTGGTAGAGAAGCAGCAGAAGGAGAGCGAAAAATACGGCGGTAAAAATCTGCGGCTGTGTCATGAGTTCGGCAGGAACAGAAAAAATACGAGGAGCCTATCGGTACCCTTCACCGCGGGAATCTTTATTGTCCAGCACCACGACCTGCTTGGCCCTGTGCGCGGACAGATCACGGACGCCACCCGGCAACTTCGGCAGCTCCTCAGACCAGGAGGTCACCCCCATGTCCGTCATACCTTGGAGCTTGGCGCCCATTTCCATCATGAGCGCCGGCGTATGGACCTCCCCGATCAACGTCGCCGTCTTCATCAGCTGCACGGACTCCGTCGCCATCACCTTCGCCTTGATGCGCCCGCTGCTGATCAGCGTACCGGCCGTAATCGTGCCCTGCACCAGTCCATCCTCGCCGACAATGACCTGTCCCTTGGTCTCAATATCGCCGTCAAGACGGCCATCGATCCGCACCGTCCCCTCGACATGGATCTCGCCTTTTAAGATGACCCCTTTAGCCAACAGGGTAATGTTGTCATCTCCTGAAAAGTCACTCTTCTTCATGCGGCACTCCCCCTTCACACCTGAATTATTACCGCCAAGCTTACACTATTCGGCTCAGCGAGGCCTAGGAGAATCCAAAAGTATGCCGGAGCCGCTCCCATATTCCCCCTCCATGCACCTCGCAATAGATGGTGGGCTCCGTCCCCTCGATAAACACCTCCGACACCTGTTCAGGGCAGCGAAATGTCGCCAGCTGCCCGGTCTTGGGGTCGATGTTGCGAGTCACCACACCGGGCGGCATCGCGAACGAAGGGACGTTGGGCGGGATCACCCGCCGCGCGAGATCCATCCAGATCGGCAAGGCCGCCTGCGATCCTGTCAGCCGCAACGGCCGTTCATCGTCGTACCCGACCCAGACCCCGATCACCAGATCGGACGTATAGCCAACGAACCAGGCGTCCCGATAGCCGTCGGTGGTGCCGGTTTTCCCTGCCACCGCGCCCTGTAGTCCCAGCACGTTGGCCTTGTTCGCAGTCCCCCGCTGGATCACCCCTTCGAGCAGGGAGGTCAAGACGTAGGCCCCTTGAGGCGAAGTCGCCAACAATCGATCCGGCACAGGATTCCAGACGAGGGCTCCCTGCCGGTCTCTCGTCGAACGCACCAGGGTCGGCTTTACCGCAATCCCTCCGTTGGCGATCGTGCCATAGGCGGACGTGATCTCCAGCAACGACACAGACGAACTCCCCAAGGCCACCGACGAAAGGTCCTGGCCGATGGGACTCGTCACACCCAGACGATGCAGCAGCTGCACGATCGGCTTGGTCCCTACGGCCTTGGCCACCCACACGGCCGGCACATTGAATGACTGTTCCAGCGCGGTCCGCACCGTGACCTGCCCGTGAAACTGCTTGTCGTAATTTTGCGGCGACCAGGAACCGGCCTCGGACTTAAAGGTCATCGGGTCGTCCGCCAACAGACTCGAAACGGTCAGATGGCCGGCCTGCCCTTCACGCGCCGCTTCCAGCGCTGCAAGGTAGACGAAGGGTTTGAAGAGGGAGCCCGGTTGCCGTCGCGCCTGCACGGCGCGATTGAATTGACTCAGCCGGTAGTTCCTCCCTCCGGCCAACGCCAGCACGGACCCGGTCTTGGGATCGAGCACCACCACCGCCCCCTGCACCGGCTCCGTCGAACCCTTGAGATGGGGATGCGTGGCCTCTAACGTCGCCAGCCCCTTTGCCAACGATTCGGTCGCCGCCTGCTGGATCATCGGATCGAGCGTGCTCTCGATCCGCAACCCCTCCGGCAACGGCACCACCCCGACCTCTTCCACCTCCCGAAGCAGGGCATCGACGAAGTAGGGTGCATCGGTCAGGACCTCTTCCGACGGAGCCACGCGCAGCGGCGCCTGGGCCGCGCGAGCCCAGGCCTCCTCCGTCAGGAGACCGGTCTCTCTCAAGCGCCGCAACACGACATCGCGCCGCTGCTTCGCCAGCTCCGGATGTTTCGTCGGCGCATAGCTATTGGGTCCCTTGATCAGACCTGTGATCATCGCGATCTCTTCGACCGTCAATTCCTGCAGCGTTTTACCGAAATACCGATGGGCCGCCTCGCGCACCCCATAGAGCGACACGAATCCCGCCTGCCCCAGATAGATTTCGTTCAGATAGCTTTCCAGGATCTCCTGTTTTGTATACTTCACTTCCAGGACCAGCGCCGCCATCGCCTCCTTGACCTTTCGCCCCATCGTCCGCTGCGGCGAATAAAACAAATTCTTCGCCAGCTGCTGCGTGATCGTGCTGCCGCCCTGCACCACCCCACCCTTGGTAACATTGATCCAGAGCGCCCGCCCAACGGCAACCGGATCGATGCCGAAATGGGAATAGAACCGGCTGTCTTCGATGGCCAGGACCGCCTCGATGATCTGCGGGGGGATCTGCGCCAAGGGAATCCATTCGCGCACTTGGCGCGACTCGCCCCGGACGCCGCTGAGCAGCTCCGGCTCCAGATAGATGGGAAAGAGCGACGTACCATCCAACGGAGACAGGACCGCCGTCACACGCCCCTGCTCCAGCGGCAACCGCACCATCGTCGCCCCGACCTGATTCTCAGGCTGTTCGTGGAGATAGATCGTGAGGGCCTGACCGGTCAGCTGATAGTCGCCGGGGGACTGCACCGGCCCTGTCACCTGCCGATAGCCCAGCCGTTGCAACCGCTCCAGCAAGCGGCTGTGCGTCAGCGAAAGATCCGGCTTCAGGAGAAAGGGACCACTGTAGAGACGCAGAGGCGGATGGGCATCGCTCTTGGGCAGTTCGAGAAAGGTCGCGAGATAGGCGCCATACAGCAGGAGGGCAAAACACAATGTAGCGGCGAGGCCTCCCAAGGCCAGGCTCGCATAGGTCACCCATCGCACAGGTTTTTGATCAGCCATGCACTCCGATCTTCTGAGGCAGAAGCGAACCGACCACCATCCCAGCCGCAGCCGCGAGAAGCCCGGCCAGTTGCGGAGGCCAGATCGAATCGGACGGACCGAATAGTTCCAGCCCCAGCCAAGTCATCAAGCCGGCCGCGAGGGCGCACAAAGCTCCCTGCGTCGTCGCGCGGGGCCAAAAGAGCCCGGCGCAGAGAGGCACGAAGGCCGCCACCAGCGTCACCTTATAGGTGTTCACCACGAGTTGATAGATGCTGGCACTGGAACTCAGAGCGATGATGAGGACCAGGGCAGCAAAGGCCACCACCACCAGCCGCATGACCCGCAGCAACTCCCAGTCGCTCAGCTGAGGCAGCAGCCCCTTGATCACATTCTCGCTCAACATCACAGAGGGCGCCAATAACGTCGCGCTCGCGCAGCTCATCACCGCCGAAAGGACCGCCCCGAAAAACACGATCTGCGCAAAGACCGGCGTATGACGCAGGATCAAGGTCGGCAGCACCAGCTGAGAATCCTCGGCCAAAAGACTAGTGAACGTCGTCGGATCGACCAGCGTGGCCGCATAAGCCAGAAACATCGGCACGAAACAAAAACAAAAATAGAGCACCCCGCCCAGGATCGAGCCCCGCACCGCCGTTCGTTCATCCTTCGCCGAAGTGATGCGCTGAAACACGTCCTGTTGGGGAATCGATCCGAGCATCATGGTGATCCAGGCGCCGATAAAGGGAATCCAGGCCGCAGCCGTGGCACTGGGGAAGAACTCCAGCTTGCCTGCCTGAGCCGCATGGCTGATCACCGCCTCCACCCCTCCGGCCAAACCGCTGACGACCGACGTAATATAGAGCAGGCCTCCCATGATCACGGAGATTTGCACGAAGTCCAAAATCGCGACGGAGAACATGCCCCCGAAGGTCGTATAGGTCAGGACGATCAGCGCGCCGATCACCATCCCGACCGGCTGGCTCACGGCCCCCTCCGTCACCACGTTCAGGACCAAGCCCAACACCTTAAACTGCGCCGCCACCCACCCGAGATAAGACACCACGATACAGAGGGCACAGAGCACCTCGACCGTGCGGTTGTACTTCAACCGATAGAAGTCGCCGACGGTCAGGAGATTCATCCGGTAGAAGCGGGGGGCAAAGAACAACCCGGCCAGGATCAGGCAAAGGCTCGACCCGAAGGGATCGGCCACCACGCCGCGCAACCCGTCCTTCACAAAGGTGGCAGAGATTCCGAGCACCGCCTCTGCCCCGAACCAGGTCGCAAAGACCGTGGCGATCACGACCGGCAAAGGCAAGCTCCGGCCGGCCAACGCAAAATCCTTCGTGTTATGGACCCGCCTGGCGGCAGCCAGACCGATCCCCACAGACAGGAGCAGATAGAGAATGACGAATCCAAGAATCATGACATAGCTCAGATGGAGGTGTGGCCGGATTCTAGCGAGGCTGCTGCATTGGCGCAACGTCCGAAAGGATAAGACGCAGCCACCGATCCACGTTCATGTGTTTAGCCGGTTACGGAAAAACTATTGTGCCGCGCAGTGACATCGCGCTACCCTACAGCACTCCAGGGCTTGCGATATCAGGTCCATCGCCGTCACACATAAAGAAAGGACAGCTCATGCGCTTCGTTGTCTCCTGTTTAGTTGCCGTGCTCAGCCTGGGAACCTCTGCGGCCTTTGCCGCCACCCCAGAGCCCGCGAACGATGAACAAAAAACCCTCTACGCCCTGGGCTTAGCCATCAGCCAATCGCTCGGCGTCTTCAACCTGAACGAGTCCGAGCTTGAGCTCGTGAAGTCCGGCATCACCGACGGCGTTTTCAAAAAGACCCCGAAAGTGGAGCTCCAGACCTTCGGCCCGAAGATTCAACTCCTGCAGCAGGCCCGCGCCTCAGTCGTTGCAGACGCGGAGAAGAAAGCCGGAGCCGCCTTCCTCGCGAAAGCCGCAGCAGAGCATGGCGCCAAGAAAACCGAGTCCGGCGCGATCCTCACGATGATCAAAGAAGGCAAAGGCGCAACCCCGAAAGCCACGGATACGGTCAAGGTGCATTACCACGGGACCCTGACCGACGGGACCGTGTTCGATAGTTCCGTCAAACGCGGCGAGCCCGCCACGTTCGGCTTGAACCAAGTGATCAAGTGCTGGACCGAGGGGGTGCAGCTGATGAAGGTCGGCAGCAAGGGTAAGCTGACCTGCCCCTCGAATCTGGCCTATGGCGACAAGGGCGCGCCCCCGACGATCAAGCCGGGCTCGACCCTGGTGTTCGAAGTCGAACTCCTCGAAATCGTCGCAGCCAAGTAGTTCCGCACGATAGTGCTCACGAGGCCGAGCGGGACAACCTCCCGCTCGGCCTCGTGTTTTTCACTGCGCACACCCAACGAAGGTTGGTTCATCTCGTCTATCTGGTTTGGCAGATCTGAAATTCATCCGGAAGGACCAGAAAGACCATCCACCCAGACAGACGAACCTCTGCGCACGTCCAACGAGGGCCTTCCGATCTTCCACACCTCTCTTTAGGGGAGTGGCCGAGGCTGCCCTTCACTGCGCGCATCGAACGAGCACATTCTGATCGTGCGCGTTCTGCGCGAGCAGTGAAGGGCACCTGGCCGCTCCCTGCCAGCCCCCCCTTGTAGTTCGGCCCCCCAACCCGTACACTGTACTCTTCGCGATCCAGCCTGGCCTGAATAGTCCTGCCCGATCGTTCACTAGCAGATTCGGTTAATTTATCCATTCGGACACTAGAGCTATGCCACCTACAATTCTCTTGAGCTGCGAGTCCATCACCAAAACCTACGGCGTGAAACCGTTGTTTTCGGATCTATCGGTCGGGTTAGCCGAAGGCGATCATGTCGGGTTGGTGGGACCCAACGGCTCCGGCAAGTCAACCTTGCTGAAGATCATGGCAGGGCTCGAAGAACCGGATGAGGGCACCAGATCGATGCGTCGGCAGCTCCGCGTCGGCTACGTGCCGCAAGAACCGTTATTCGACGGAGCCCATACGATTGAAGAAGTCCTCGCGCAGGTCCTCATCGACGAAGGTCTGGACCCCCATGAACATAGCGGCCGCACTGCCGCAGCCCTCAGCCTGGGCGAGTTCCCCGCAGCAGACCAGTCCACGGCCTCGCTTTCGGGAGGCTGGAAGAAACGTCT from Nitrospirota bacterium includes the following:
- a CDS encoding FKBP-type peptidyl-prolyl cis-trans isomerase → MRFVVSCLVAVLSLGTSAAFAATPEPANDEQKTLYALGLAISQSLGVFNLNESELELVKSGITDGVFKKTPKVELQTFGPKIQLLQQARASVVADAEKKAGAAFLAKAAAEHGAKKTESGAILTMIKEGKGATPKATDTVKVHYHGTLTDGTVFDSSVKRGEPATFGLNQVIKCWTEGVQLMKVGSKGKLTCPSNLAYGDKGAPPTIKPGSTLVFEVELLEIVAAK
- a CDS encoding polymer-forming cytoskeletal protein gives rise to the protein MKKSDFSGDDNITLLAKGVILKGEIHVEGTVRIDGRLDGDIETKGQVIVGEDGLVQGTITAGTLISSGRIKAKVMATESVQLMKTATLIGEVHTPALMMEMGAKLQGMTDMGVTSWSEELPKLPGGVRDLSAHRAKQVVVLDNKDSRGEGYR
- a CDS encoding PBP1A family penicillin-binding protein; this encodes MADQKPVRWVTYASLALGGLAATLCFALLLYGAYLATFLELPKSDAHPPLRLYSGPFLLKPDLSLTHSRLLERLQRLGYRQVTGPVQSPGDYQLTGQALTIYLHEQPENQVGATMVRLPLEQGRVTAVLSPLDGTSLFPIYLEPELLSGVRGESRQVREWIPLAQIPPQIIEAVLAIEDSRFYSHFGIDPVAVGRALWINVTKGGVVQGGSTITQQLAKNLFYSPQRTMGRKVKEAMAALVLEVKYTKQEILESYLNEIYLGQAGFVSLYGVREAAHRYFGKTLQELTVEEIAMITGLIKGPNSYAPTKHPELAKQRRDVVLRRLRETGLLTEEAWARAAQAPLRVAPSEEVLTDAPYFVDALLREVEEVGVVPLPEGLRIESTLDPMIQQAATESLAKGLATLEATHPHLKGSTEPVQGAVVVLDPKTGSVLALAGGRNYRLSQFNRAVQARRQPGSLFKPFVYLAALEAAREGQAGHLTVSSLLADDPMTFKSEAGSWSPQNYDKQFHGQVTVRTALEQSFNVPAVWVAKAVGTKPIVQLLHRLGVTSPIGQDLSSVALGSSSVSLLEITSAYGTIANGGIAVKPTLVRSTRDRQGALVWNPVPDRLLATSPQGAYVLTSLLEGVIQRGTANKANVLGLQGAVAGKTGTTDGYRDAWFVGYTSDLVIGVWVGYDDERPLRLTGSQAALPIWMDLARRVIPPNVPSFAMPPGVVTRNIDPKTGQLATFRCPEQVSEVFIEGTEPTIYCEVHGGGIWERLRHTFGFS
- a CDS encoding sodium:solute symporter family protein translates to MILGFVILYLLLSVGIGLAAARRVHNTKDFALAGRSLPLPVVIATVFATWFGAEAVLGISATFVKDGLRGVVADPFGSSLCLILAGLFFAPRFYRMNLLTVGDFYRLKYNRTVEVLCALCIVVSYLGWVAAQFKVLGLVLNVVTEGAVSQPVGMVIGALIVLTYTTFGGMFSVAILDFVQISVIMGGLLYITSVVSGLAGGVEAVISHAAQAGKLEFFPSATAAAWIPFIGAWITMMLGSIPQQDVFQRITSAKDERTAVRGSILGGVLYFCFCFVPMFLAYAATLVDPTTFTSLLAEDSQLVLPTLILRHTPVFAQIVFFGAVLSAVMSCASATLLAPSVMLSENVIKGLLPQLSDWELLRVMRLVVVAFAALVLIIALSSSASIYQLVVNTYKVTLVAAFVPLCAGLFWPRATTQGALCALAAGLMTWLGLELFGPSDSIWPPQLAGLLAAAAGMVVGSLLPQKIGVHG
- a CDS encoding AI-2E family transporter, whose translation is MTQPQIFTAVFFALLLLLLYQIALMFQPFLFPMLWAVILAHMTYPVHVRLTARLGGRDALSASCLTLGGLVMVVAPVLLMAVLLVQEAVGAELAVRAWIDAGGIQRLPAQLSTVPVVGGLLQDVLGRYLLNPNALEELVRSSAQVVSGFFVDQLSSLLKNAFVLVSDFFIILFTLWFLYKDGRRWLWFLYELVPLNDAQKQKIFARLDITVRAVVKGVLLTAIVQGLLAGAAYAVLGVPFAAVLTALTILFAALPVGGTALVWGPVVLYLLMVGSVSKALVMLAWGVGVVSTVDQILRPWLIGQDIQMPALFLVFSILGGLALYGLIGLFVGPILMSILMTVIAIYREEYQQAETPPPAGPATPS